Within Saccharomonospora cyanea NA-134, the genomic segment AGCCGGGCCGGGGCCTCCGACGGCGCGTGGACGGGCAGCCTGCGCCGCCTCGGGTCGTAGGGCGGGTCGGGATGGTAGCGGCGCAGCACCGTGAGGGCACTGAAGTCCGCGCAGTGGTCGGGATGCAGGTGCGACAACACGAGCGCGTCCAATTCGAAGGGGTCGCACACCGTCTGGAGACGCGCCAGGATGCCGTTGCCGAAGTCCAGCCCCAGCCGGAACCCCTCGGCCTCCACGAGGTAGCCGGAAGCTGCCGCGTCAGGACCGGGAATGCTGCCGCAACAGCCGAGGATCGTCAGTCGCACGATCAACACCATGCCACGGCAGAGGGCGCCGCGCCCTCCTCACGTGGTGGCGAGCACTGTGCCGAAGCCCATGAAACGCCGGGCCAGTCTGGCGAACTGCTCGGCCGAGCCGGTGGCGACGAACTCGTGCTCCGGCGGTTCCGGCCGCTCAGCCAGCAGGTCGAGTTCGGTGAGGACGTTCACCACGTCCTTGGCCGTCTCCTCGGCACTCGACACGAGAGTGACGTCGGGACCCATGACGGCCTGGAGGACGCCCGTCAGCAGCGGGTAGTGCGTGCAGCCGAGGATCAGGGTGTCGACGCCGTGGCGCACGAGCGGGTCGAGGTAGCCCTGTGCGAGCCCGAGCACCTGCCTGCCGGAGGTGATTCCGCGTTCGACGAACTCGACGAACCGGGGACACGCCACGCTGCTGAGCTCGACGTCCGTGGCCGCCAGCGCGTCGTCGTAGGCCCGCGACCGCACTGTGCCCTCGGTGCCGATGAGCCCGACCCGGCCGTTACGGGTCGTCGCCGCCGCTCGGCGGGCGGCGGGCAGCACCACCTCGAAGACCGGGATGTCGTAGCGCTCCCTCGCGTCGCGCAGGCAGGCGGCGGACGCGGTGTTGCACGCGATCACGAGGGCTTTCACCCCGTCGGCGACGAGTCCGTCGAGCGCTGTCAGAGCCAGCTCGCGCACCCGGGCGATGGGCAGCGGACCGTACGGGGCGTGGGCGGTGTCACCGACGTAGCGGAGGCGTTCGGCTGGCAGTTGGTCGGCCACGGCACGCGCGACCGTCAACCCGCCGACTCCGGAGTCGAAGATCCCGATCGGGGCGGAGGCGGAGCGGGTCGTGGTCACGCGCCGAGACTACCTGGCAGCTCCGGCCGCGCCGTCGACCTCTTCCTCCGGTCCGCTCTCGCCACCAGCCACGCCGCGAGCACACCACCCACCGCGCCGAACAGGTGCCCCTGCCAGGACACCCCCGGTGTGCCAGGGAACACGCCCCACAGCATTCCGCCCCACAGCGCGAACAGCACCACGGCCACCGCGAGCTGCGCGAGGCTTCGGGAGAACACCCCCCGCAGGAGCAGGAAGGCGAGCCAGCCGAACGCCAGTCCGGAGGCGCCGACCGTCACGGTGTGGTCGGGCGAGACCAGCCACACGCCGAGACCACCGACGACCCAGATCACGGCCGTCACCATCACCCACTGCCCGAGGCCACCCGCCATCGCGAGGAAGGCGAACACGGCCACCGGCCAGGTGTTGGCGAACAGATGCGACCAGCCGTCGTGCAGCAGCGGCGCCCACACCACACCGTCGAGCCCGTCGAGTGAGCGCGACACGATGCCGTTCCGGTCGAGCTCCAGGGGCAGGACGACGTCGACGAGCTCCACGAGGTAGAGCAGAGCGACGAAGGCCGCCGACACGGCTGCCGCGGCGAGAGGCCTGCGCGGGATGACCCGCTTGGCCCCGTTGCGCTGCGGAGTCGGCGGCGTCGGTGAGGAGGCGCTGGGAATGTCCACGTCGTGCAGGCTAACCCCGCACCGAGGCCCCCCGCCTCGGGTGAAAACCCTGAGAGCCCGCTGGTGAACCCCGGTTACCCGCTGCGCGGTGGGTTCGAGAACAGGCTCCGAGAGCTCACGCCCAGAGCTGGCCGTCGAGCCGCTCGGCGGCCTCGTCGAGGGAGCCGCTGTACGCGCCGGTGGAGAGGTACTTCCACCCCGCGTCGGCGACCACGAAGGCGATGTCCGCGCTGCCGCCCTTCTTGAGCACCTTGTTGGCCACTCCCAGGGCGGCGTGCAACACGGCCCCGGTGGAGATGCCCGCGAAGATGCCCTCCTTCTCCAGCAACTCGCGGGTGCGCCGCAGGGCGTCGTACGCCCCGACGGAGTACCGGCCGCTGAGCACCTCGGGGTCGTACAGCTCCGGGACGAAACCCTCGTCGAGGTTGCGCAGGCCGTACACGAGCTCGCCGTAACGTGGCTCGGCGGCGATGACCTGTACGTCCGGCTTGTGCTCGCGCAGGTACCGGCCGACTCCCACCAGCGTTCCCGTGGTGCCGAGGCCGCCGACGAAGTGCGTCAGCGTGGGCAGGTCCTTCAACAGCTCGGGCCCGGTGCCGTAGTAGTGCGCGTCCGCGTTGGCCGGGTTGCCGTACTGGTACAGCATGACCCAGTCCGGGTTCGCCTTCGCCAGTTCCTTCGCCCGCCGTACGGCCTCGTTCGACCCGCCCGCCGCGGGCGAGTACACGATCCGCGCGCCGTACGCCTGGAGAAGCTGCCTACGCTCCTCCGAGGTGTTCTCCGGCATCACACAGACCATGCCGTAGCCCTTGAGCTTGGCGGCCATCGCCAGCGAGATACCGGTGTTGCCGGACGTCGGTTCGAGGATCGTGTCACCGGACTTGAGGATGCCGTCCCGTTCGGCGGCCTCGATCATGGCCAGCGCGGGACGGTCCTTGATCGAGCCGGTGGGGTTGCGGTCCTCCAGCTTCGCCCACAGGCGGACCTCGGGTGACGGCGACAGCCTCGGCAACCCCACCAGTGGGGTTCCGCCGAGGGCGTCGAGCAGTGAGGCGTACCTGGCCACGGCCGACCTACCGTGCGCCGCCGGCGACGGCGGGAAGGATCGTCATGGTGTCGCCGTCAGCCACCTCGGCGTCGAGGCCACCGGCGAACCGAACGTCCTCGTCGTTGACGTAGACGTTGACGAAGCGGTGCAGCTTGTCGTCCTTGACCAGGCGCTCCTTGATACCGCCGTACTTGGCGTCGAGGTCGTCGATCACCTCGGCCACGGTCTTGCCGGACGCCTCGACGGACTTCTCGCCGTCGGTGTGCGTGCGCAGGATCGTAGGGATGGAGACGGTCACGGACATGGGTTACCTCCACTCGGGGTTGACGACAGAACAGACGTTCCGGAGCGCGGGGCTATTCCCGCGAGTGACTCAGAGCGCCTCGGAGGATTCGGAGGATTCGGAGGAGTCGTGGCCGCCGGTGCCGGCCGCCGGGTACGCGTCGACGATCTCCACTTCCTCCTCGGTGACCTCGCCGTCGACGATGCGGTACGACCGGAACTCGTACGTGTCCGGCTGCCGGGTCGACACCAGCACGTAGTGCGCGAAGGGTTCCTGCGCGAGCTTGATGTCCGTGCGCGAGGGATACGCCTCGGTCGCGGTGTGCGAGTGGTAGATCACCACGGGCTTCTCGTCGCGGGCGTCCATCTCCCGGTACAGCCTGAGCAGGTCGCCCGAGTCGAACTCGTAGAAGGTCGGCGAGCGCGCCGCGTTCACCATGGGAATGAACCGCTCGGGGCGGTCCGTGCCGTCGTCAGGACCCGCGATCACCCCACACGCCTCGTCCGGGTGGTCCCGGCGGGCATGCTCGACGATCGCGTCCACGAGGTCACGGCGAATCTGGAGCACGAGGCTCATTCTACGGTTCCGCAACAGGGCGTTCACAACGTGAGAAACCGCAGGTCGAGCTACTGTTCGGAGTCCTCGCCGAGGTTGGCGGAGGCCGCAAGCGCCGCCTCCGCCAGCGCGGTCTGACACGTGACCAGCCACGTCAGCTCCCTCCCGCCCTTGCGGAGTGTGACCGTGGGCCAGTCCACGAGCGCGTTCCACCTCGGCCGCGACACGAACAGTGACTGCGCATGACCCAATGCGCAGAAGACGTCCGGCACGGCGACCTCGGGCACCGTCACCACGGCCGGATCCTCCCCGGAGTCGTGAGCGTGCGCGAAGAGCACGCTGGTGCGGCGCACCGCGTCGAACACCTGGCGCCGCATCGCCTCCCCGTGCCGGGCCCGGAAGTCCGCGCTCGCCTCACGGTCGAAGTAGGCGTCGGGGAACAGCCGCCGGTCGGGCAGGGAAGGCGGCCTGCGCCCGAACCGCCTGCGCTGCCCCGTGAACGCGCACTCCAGGTCGTCGAAAACCCCGAGCAGGCCCTCCGCCACCAGCCGGGACACCGCAAGGCACACGCCCTGTCCGGCGCGCCACGCCCGGACGAACTCCCCCGTCACTCGTCTCCTCGTCTGGTCACACTGTCTGGTCGTACGTCACGGAGCCATCGCGCCGGGCTCGGCACTGTCGC encodes:
- the murI gene encoding glutamate racemase gives rise to the protein MTTTRSASAPIGIFDSGVGGLTVARAVADQLPAERLRYVGDTAHAPYGPLPIARVRELALTALDGLVADGVKALVIACNTASAACLRDARERYDIPVFEVVLPAARRAAATTRNGRVGLIGTEGTVRSRAYDDALAATDVELSSVACPRFVEFVERGITSGRQVLGLAQGYLDPLVRHGVDTLILGCTHYPLLTGVLQAVMGPDVTLVSSAEETAKDVVNVLTELDLLAERPEPPEHEFVATGSAEQFARLARRFMGFGTVLATT
- a CDS encoding rhomboid family intramembrane serine protease, with the protein product MPSASSPTPPTPQRNGAKRVIPRRPLAAAAVSAAFVALLYLVELVDVVLPLELDRNGIVSRSLDGLDGVVWAPLLHDGWSHLFANTWPVAVFAFLAMAGGLGQWVMVTAVIWVVGGLGVWLVSPDHTVTVGASGLAFGWLAFLLLRGVFSRSLAQLAVAVVLFALWGGMLWGVFPGTPGVSWQGHLFGAVGGVLAAWLVARADRRKRSTARPELPGSLGA
- a CDS encoding PLP-dependent cysteine synthase family protein — protein: MARYASLLDALGGTPLVGLPRLSPSPEVRLWAKLEDRNPTGSIKDRPALAMIEAAERDGILKSGDTILEPTSGNTGISLAMAAKLKGYGMVCVMPENTSEERRQLLQAYGARIVYSPAAGGSNEAVRRAKELAKANPDWVMLYQYGNPANADAHYYGTGPELLKDLPTLTHFVGGLGTTGTLVGVGRYLREHKPDVQVIAAEPRYGELVYGLRNLDEGFVPELYDPEVLSGRYSVGAYDALRRTRELLEKEGIFAGISTGAVLHAALGVANKVLKKGGSADIAFVVADAGWKYLSTGAYSGSLDEAAERLDGQLWA
- a CDS encoding MoaD/ThiS family protein, encoding MSVTVSIPTILRTHTDGEKSVEASGKTVAEVIDDLDAKYGGIKERLVKDDKLHRFVNVYVNDEDVRFAGGLDAEVADGDTMTILPAVAGGAR
- a CDS encoding Mov34/MPN/PAD-1 family protein, with protein sequence MSLVLQIRRDLVDAIVEHARRDHPDEACGVIAGPDDGTDRPERFIPMVNAARSPTFYEFDSGDLLRLYREMDARDEKPVVIYHSHTATEAYPSRTDIKLAQEPFAHYVLVSTRQPDTYEFRSYRIVDGEVTEEEVEIVDAYPAAGTGGHDSSESSESSEAL
- a CDS encoding DUF2017 family protein; its protein translation is MTGEFVRAWRAGQGVCLAVSRLVAEGLLGVFDDLECAFTGQRRRFGRRPPSLPDRRLFPDAYFDREASADFRARHGEAMRRQVFDAVRRTSVLFAHAHDSGEDPAVVTVPEVAVPDVFCALGHAQSLFVSRPRWNALVDWPTVTLRKGGRELTWLVTCQTALAEAALAASANLGEDSEQ